Genomic window (Festucalex cinctus isolate MCC-2025b chromosome 7, RoL_Fcin_1.0, whole genome shotgun sequence):
GGTCAAAGAGTGGACCCATGGGGACCTTTTGTGCCATTTCAGTAGCGGTTCCCACACCGCTGGCTTTTTCTGCAGCGTATTCTTCATGATTGTCATGACAGTGGACCGCTATCTGGTTATCATGCATGACGCCAAGGTGGTGAAATACCGCACTGTGAGAACAGGGGTCACTCTCACTGTGGTTGTGTGGCTGCTGAGCTTCTGTGTCTCCCTTCCTTCTTTCATCTTCACTAGAGTAACACAGCAGCCTCCCGGGCTGGGTTGCAGTTATGAGCCACAGAATGGTGCTTGGCTGGCGTACGCCATCTTATCGAATACTATTTTGGGTCTGGTGATTCCTCTGCTGGTTATGGTGCTGTGTTACTCCAGGATCATTCCTGTCCTGATGAGGATAAAGAGTGCAAAGAAGCAACGTATTGTCAAGCTTATAATTTCAATCGTGGTTATCTTCTTTCTCTTATGGGCACCATTTAACATTTCACTTTTTCTAGTATTTCTGCATTCTACGGGTAATTTTGCAAATGGCTGTGACTCCTTTAAAAATTTACAACTGTCAGTATTGGTCACTGAGACAATTGCATTCACTCACTGCTGCTTGAATCCCATTATATATGGTTTTGTTGGGCAGAAGTTTATGAGGCGGGTCTTGTTGTTGTTCGAATGTGTGCCTGGGATTTCGATTTCTCGCAGGCGCTCATCAGACTGCTCTTCCCGGAAGAGTTCTGTCATTTCCAGGTCCTCAGAGGCCATGTTTATCATGTAGCATTCATCATTTCTTTCGGTCTGTCTGTTTGCCTGCCTGCCCTTTCTGCCCTGTCTGTCTAATTTAGTCAGTCAATCAGCCCAGTGTCAAAAAAGTTGTTCACAGTCACAGGTGAAAGGTCCTCAGACCTAAAATATACAGTCAAAAATTTGAACAAAAGATCCCGACTATTCTGTGGAAAGATCTGAATTTGCAATCTGGATCGTCAGTCACGCTTCAAAACTGAGACAGGAGTGGACCAAAAATCATAAGCGACAGGTGTGGAACATAAATCTTACTGAGAGTCCATttatggtattattattattattatatttgtagTGTTGGTTAAATTTTTGTCCAggtcatgtgattttttttttccttgaaaaaattatcttgaaaaaaaaaaaaaaaaaaaaaaaaaaacataatggattttgtttttacattattatattaGTATTACAATTGTCAGTTGATTTCAGTGACGTTtgcgtttttttctttccagctTACGTGTGTATTTTGAGTTgtcaaatttgttttcaatatAATCAGCTTTTATGTATATAAATTGTACattcattattatttctttcttttctgaTCATTTGTTAGATTACTGTagttatcgaaaaaaaaaagtatagtaaaaGTTATAGTAAAAGTTTTGCCTCTCataaagtattttttagttCTTTTGACTACGATTATCATAAACATCTGAGTCTAGCCTTAGTTGTGCAGTGGTGCACATAGCTGAATTTCTTGTGGCTAGTGTACAATTAATTCCCCACTCATAATCCAAGATGAAAATTAAGCCAAGTTTATTTGGTTATCATGAAAGAGCAGTGGCGGAAATATGTGGTGGCCAGGGGTGGACATGGCCACCCCTTGTCACTCTATGACCACCCCGCTGGCTACCCCCACACCTAGGGGTAAATTTTGACATATCTGATTTTTCTGCCTTTGTCATATGGATGCAATGTTCTGAcaagttttttaattattattattattaacttcatatttaatgaataaatataaattttatCTGAATGCAAACTCAATCAAAGTCTGTCTTTACTAAAGAACATTTCATTTTACAGTTAATGTCAATCAAAatcgttattttcacactattgcaagagggaagtctgggtttccctcctgaagctgctgcccccgcgacccgaccccggataagcggaagaagatggatggatggatggatgcaagcAAACAGCATGACTGAAAAGTCATTGTTTATTATACCATCCACAATCATGATTTCATAAATTAAATGCACACATATAAAGAACCTTGGTCAACACATTTGTTCACATTTGCTACTGTATATTAACAGCGGTCATGATGATGGTACTTGGAG
Coding sequences:
- the LOC144022421 gene encoding C-C chemokine receptor type 5-like, with product MTEATVTVTPPIEYDYSGYDESTSVDYSPCVSGDAMEFNRVFIIILYSLVIILGFIGNVLVVCVLVKYRNQTTLTDVCLFNLALSDLLFIITLPLYTHYMMVKEWTHGDLLCHFSSGSHTAGFFCSVFFMIVMTVDRYLVIMHDAKVVKYRTVRTGVTLTVVVWLLSFCVSLPSFIFTRVTQQPPGLGCSYEPQNGAWLAYAILSNTILGLVIPLLVMVLCYSRIIPVLMRIKSAKKQRIVKLIISIVVIFFLLWAPFNISLFLVFLHSTGNFANGCDSFKNLQLSVLVTETIAFTHCCLNPIIYGFVGQKFMRRVLLLFECVPGISISRRRSSDCSSRKSSVISRSSEAMFIM